A genomic segment from Lusitaniella coriacea LEGE 07157 encodes:
- a CDS encoding pentapeptide repeat-containing protein gives MNVSESVNRHNLRERNLKGANLAGAELKGVNLRGVDLSGANLQKAVLHYADLVDTNLSNANLEEALMAKTFLNLANLSHANLRGANLRESSLIGTELTHADLRATNFLKANMISVNLAQTQLAGANLSGADLREAQLKDALLKGALYSHRTIVDASVDLAQLGAYLLAPGTSLRGLNLTGADISDAELKGADLRESNLTRAVLTGTNLEEANLSRANLSDANLQESNLIDVSLTNAIYTLKTLFPSGFDPTQFGAYLIAPGVTMQGSHLSGLALNGVDLRGANLSRSNLSAIALAHADLSRANLRKANLRTAQLNGIDLREADLTGIIGSKCSAIASDLRQADFTRANLRKANLSGADLRGADLTGANLQEADLSFADLRGADLTKTDLQGVNLRGASLRKTELVQVNLEGGDLSEADLSQTFLFRVNLKGAKLKRTHLRGAILREVLLVNADLNETQMNEVSMSDSVL, from the coding sequence ATGAATGTAAGCGAATCCGTCAACCGCCATAACCTAAGAGAACGCAATTTGAAAGGCGCGAATTTAGCCGGCGCAGAACTCAAAGGAGTCAATCTTAGAGGTGTCGATCTGAGCGGTGCAAACTTACAAAAAGCCGTTCTTCACTACGCAGATTTGGTTGACACCAATTTGAGCAACGCGAACCTTGAAGAAGCTTTGATGGCAAAAACCTTCCTCAACCTTGCCAACTTAAGCCACGCCAACCTTCGCGGTGCAAATTTAAGAGAAAGCAGCTTAATCGGTACGGAGTTAACCCACGCGGATCTGAGGGCGACTAATTTTCTCAAAGCGAATATGATTAGCGTCAACTTAGCGCAAACTCAACTCGCCGGAGCGAATCTGAGTGGTGCGGATTTGCGGGAAGCCCAACTAAAAGATGCTTTATTAAAAGGCGCGCTCTACAGCCACCGCACAATTGTCGATGCGTCGGTCGATCTCGCTCAATTGGGCGCGTATTTGCTCGCACCGGGAACGTCGTTGCGAGGACTCAACTTGACAGGGGCAGATATCAGCGATGCGGAGCTAAAAGGGGCAGATTTGCGAGAGAGCAACCTAACTCGCGCCGTTTTGACCGGAACGAATTTAGAAGAAGCCAATCTATCCCGCGCGAATCTCAGCGATGCGAATTTACAGGAATCTAACCTGATTGACGTTTCTCTCACCAACGCGATTTATACCCTAAAAACCCTCTTTCCCTCTGGATTCGACCCCACTCAGTTCGGGGCGTATCTCATTGCGCCGGGGGTGACGATGCAAGGCTCACATCTGAGCGGTTTGGCTTTAAACGGCGTGGATTTGCGCGGTGCGAATTTGAGCCGTTCTAACTTGAGCGCGATCGCGCTGGCGCACGCAGACCTCTCCCGCGCCAATTTGAGAAAGGCGAATTTAAGGACGGCACAACTGAACGGCATCGATTTACGGGAAGCGGATTTAACCGGAATTATCGGGAGCAAGTGTAGCGCGATCGCGTCGGATTTGCGTCAAGCAGACTTCACCCGTGCCAATTTGAGAAAGGCGAATTTAAGCGGTGCGGATTTGCGAGGAGCAGATTTAACGGGAGCCAACCTCCAGGAAGCCGATTTGAGTTTTGCCGACTTGCGCGGCGCGGATTTAACCAAAACCGACCTTCAAGGGGTCAATTTGCGCGGTGCGAGTTTGAGAAAGACGGAGTTGGTTCAAGTGAATTTGGAAGGGGGAGATTTAAGCGAGGCGGATTTGAGTCAAACTTTTCTTTTCCGGGTTAACTTGAAAGGAGCCAAACTCAAGCGAACTCATTTGCGCGGCGCGATTCTGCGGGAAGTTTTGTTGGTGAATGCAGATTTGAACGAAACGCAAATGAACGAAGTGAGTATGAGCGACTCTGTTTTGTAA
- a CDS encoding DUF445 domain-containing protein, with the protein MATLLDLSTLSILIIPPLAGGIIGYFTNDIAIKMLFRPYKALYLGKRRLPFTPGLIPRNQERLAQRVSDTIMGSLLTPGELQNLARRLLQPERVEAALLWLLSLALDQIQADREQKTAKVLGDILHDLFGESLPRLLKVLARREDFLEVQINQIFDRVLLEFQLNDFQARKLADWLLEVVLSPDVLRQAIVDFLTDRNIQVIDEGFRAKSSGTYWVVANLFGLRNSLLRLRTFCLDDKEIANARLQELILSLEIRDRIRRWLLNLSLQNLPVSTVRQLRKSTRESVRHYLQDKGVDLFQGLGQSIDWKRVAILIIGRLRTSTVVTTSLEVVSQELALVLERYLEQDLEKIIAQIIPILSIDRVIVERIRATSPEHLESTIQTIVKSELQAIVNLGGFLGFVIGLLQAVFLFLS; encoded by the coding sequence ATTGCAACCTTGCTGGACTTATCAACCCTCTCGATTCTCATAATTCCTCCCCTCGCAGGCGGAATTATTGGCTATTTCACCAACGATATAGCCATAAAAATGCTCTTTCGCCCCTATAAAGCCCTCTATCTCGGTAAGCGTCGTCTTCCCTTTACGCCCGGTCTAATTCCTCGCAACCAAGAGCGTCTGGCGCAGCGCGTTTCCGATACAATTATGGGGTCTTTGCTCACGCCGGGAGAACTGCAAAACCTAGCCCGACGATTGCTGCAACCAGAGCGAGTCGAAGCGGCGCTATTATGGCTACTCAGTCTAGCCTTAGATCAAATTCAAGCCGATCGCGAACAAAAAACCGCCAAAGTTCTCGGCGACATCCTCCACGATCTCTTCGGCGAATCTCTCCCTCGATTGCTCAAAGTCTTGGCACGTCGGGAAGATTTCCTCGAAGTTCAAATTAACCAAATCTTCGATCGCGTCCTCCTGGAATTTCAGCTCAACGACTTCCAAGCGCGCAAACTCGCAGATTGGCTCCTGGAAGTCGTCCTTTCCCCCGATGTCCTGCGCCAAGCGATCGTTGATTTTCTCACCGATCGCAATATTCAAGTCATTGATGAAGGCTTTCGGGCAAAATCGAGCGGAACCTATTGGGTGGTTGCCAATTTATTCGGACTGCGTAACTCCCTCCTGCGCTTGCGCACCTTCTGCTTAGACGATAAAGAGATTGCTAACGCTCGCCTGCAAGAATTAATTTTATCCTTAGAAATCCGCGATCGCATTCGCCGTTGGCTGCTCAACCTCTCCCTGCAAAATCTCCCCGTCTCCACCGTTCGCCAGTTGCGCAAAAGCACCCGCGAATCCGTGCGCCACTACCTCCAAGACAAAGGCGTTGACCTGTTCCAAGGATTGGGTCAATCGATTGACTGGAAGCGCGTCGCCATCTTAATCATCGGTCGCCTGCGAACCTCCACCGTCGTTACCACTTCCCTTGAAGTCGTCAGCCAAGAACTCGCATTAGTCTTAGAGCGCTATCTCGAACAAGACCTCGAAAAAATTATCGCCCAAATTATTCCCATCCTTTCGATCGATCGCGTGATTGTCGAGCGCATTCGGGCAACTTCTCCAGAACATCTCGAATCCACAATTCAAACCATTGTTAAAAGCGAATTGCAAGCCATTGTCAATTTAGGCGGTTTTCTGGGGTTTGTCATTGGTTTGCTGCAAGCGGTTTTCTTATTCTTGAGTTAA
- the ubiE gene encoding bifunctional demethylmenaquinone methyltransferase/2-methoxy-6-polyprenyl-1,4-benzoquinol methylase UbiE, which produces MTSPSASEIQALFNRIAPVYDQLNQGLSLGLHRIWKQMAINWIEPKWGDVGLDICCGSGDLAMLLARKVGKTGRVTGLDFSSAQLAIARQRAFRRYPLLSLDWVEGDALNLPFRDRAFDCATMGYGLRNLTDIPRGLQELHRVLKPQAKAALLDFNHPEHSWLNLFQQWYLDTVVVPTAQNLGLKEDYAYIAPSLERFPKGSQQVHLAKEVGFSAATHYPIAGGMMGILVLKK; this is translated from the coding sequence ATGACTTCCCCTTCCGCTTCGGAAATCCAGGCGCTTTTTAACCGAATTGCCCCCGTCTACGACCAACTCAATCAGGGTTTGAGTTTGGGGTTGCATCGAATTTGGAAACAAATGGCAATTAACTGGATCGAGCCAAAATGGGGGGATGTGGGATTGGATATTTGCTGCGGGAGTGGAGATTTAGCCATGCTTCTGGCGCGAAAAGTGGGGAAAACCGGGCGGGTGACAGGGTTGGACTTTTCTAGCGCTCAATTGGCGATCGCGCGACAGCGAGCCTTCAGGCGCTATCCCTTACTCTCCCTGGATTGGGTTGAAGGAGATGCCCTCAATTTACCCTTCCGCGATCGCGCCTTCGACTGTGCCACAATGGGTTACGGCTTGCGCAACCTGACCGATATTCCTCGCGGATTGCAAGAATTGCACCGGGTTCTCAAACCCCAAGCAAAAGCAGCCCTTCTCGACTTCAATCACCCCGAACACTCTTGGCTCAACCTTTTTCAACAGTGGTATCTCGATACCGTTGTCGTTCCCACCGCCCAGAACCTCGGTTTGAAAGAAGACTACGCTTATATTGCCCCAAGTTTAGAGCGCTTTCCCAAAGGCAGCCAACAAGTCCATTTAGCAAAAGAAGTTGGCTTTTCAGCCGCAACCCATTACCCAATTGCGGGAGGAATGATGGGAATTTTAGTTTTAAAAAAGTAG
- a CDS encoding response regulator — translation MSNSLLDFDSVTQQLKNIDRRKKPKMLVVDDEPDNLDLLYRTFRRDFRVYKADSGMQALEVLSEEGEVAVIISDQRMPEMKGTEFLSQTVPQFPDTVRIILTGFTDVEDLVEAINSGQVYKYITKPWDPNELKAVVDRAAETYDLLKQRTEELNLAQQQIQLSATIVQITQEYQRIESALEPLATAIGQCFNGDGCVLQAVKDGALVGELGRYSSSETLPIALESDPFVKDAIASGEIRAWTNSASNPPPEGAEAYQSSGLQLHLVVPAVYQKEVLAVLSLQWQKSTNLEQELKLIHLSAQHLGVALKLIATNA, via the coding sequence ATGAGTAATTCTCTTTTAGATTTTGATAGTGTGACCCAACAATTAAAAAACATCGATCGACGCAAGAAACCGAAAATGTTGGTGGTAGATGACGAGCCAGATAATCTCGATTTGCTCTACCGCACGTTTCGGCGAGACTTCCGCGTGTACAAAGCGGATAGTGGGATGCAGGCGCTTGAAGTTCTCTCTGAAGAAGGGGAAGTGGCGGTCATTATTTCCGACCAGCGAATGCCTGAAATGAAGGGGACGGAATTTCTCAGTCAAACGGTTCCCCAATTCCCCGATACAGTTCGCATTATTTTGACTGGGTTTACGGATGTTGAGGATTTGGTCGAAGCGATTAATTCCGGTCAGGTTTATAAATACATTACCAAGCCTTGGGACCCCAATGAATTGAAGGCGGTGGTCGATCGCGCGGCGGAAACCTACGATTTGCTCAAACAACGTACAGAGGAGTTAAACCTCGCACAACAGCAAATTCAACTGAGTGCAACTATCGTCCAAATTACTCAAGAATATCAAAGGATTGAGTCTGCATTAGAACCTCTCGCAACGGCGATCGGTCAGTGTTTTAATGGGGATGGCTGCGTGCTTCAGGCGGTTAAGGATGGAGCGCTAGTAGGGGAGTTGGGTCGTTATTCGAGTTCTGAAACCCTCCCCATTGCCCTAGAGTCCGATCCTTTTGTCAAGGACGCGATCGCGTCTGGGGAAATCCGCGCCTGGACGAACTCCGCTTCAAACCCTCCCCCAGAAGGCGCTGAGGCGTATCAAAGTTCCGGTTTGCAATTGCATCTGGTCGTCCCCGCCGTCTATCAAAAAGAGGTTCTCGCCGTCCTGTCTTTACAATGGCAAAAAAGCACGAATCTCGAACAGGAACTCAAATTAATTCACCTCTCCGCACAACATTTGGGAGTTGCGCTGAAATTAATTGCAACGAACGCCTAG
- a CDS encoding glycosyltransferase family 39 protein: protein MLHYLTLLGILVCGTALRLIQLERKPLWVDEIFTALFSLGTGFDRVPLEQLIPLSDVPNLLALNPTATCPDIARTLAEQSTHPPLFFCLMHRWLVELDGLPISLTFQLRAFAVLFGVGAIALIYLLNRLAFSPQAGLIGSAIVAFSPFGVYQSQEARHYTLPVFLIALSLILLLQMGRDIEKERLRQWIWGSWAMVNAIGFYTHYFCLIAFVAQILTLIALLYKTQSRFLLPATFFSLLPLILFSPWFPTLVEHFTSPKTSWLPPPQHITPLLQTLLAMALMVVIPPVENQPLWIIIPLSACSLLFLFWAIQQILPRFKTLIRNPKTHQATFILSSFIAWTLLQFLVIVYLLQKDITSAPRYSFLYYPAFCALLGASFSQRKWNLRGKLSPRLPISPSPRLSILSPRLLILLGISLASSLCVVFNLAFQKPYHPLTVARQLNTAPASLVMVMGYNDTLPISLGLSYALALEQIRTQKEDDFLIFLNNEKGYDRVWENISQDVRNPQNLWIFAPGLLKEQYPQKIDLNSGTQCLFDPAQYYRIGIPYQGYSCR from the coding sequence ATGCTCCATTACCTAACCCTCTTGGGAATACTGGTTTGCGGAACCGCTTTAAGATTAATACAACTCGAGAGAAAACCCCTATGGGTAGATGAAATTTTCACCGCATTATTTAGTTTGGGAACCGGATTCGATCGTGTCCCCCTCGAACAACTTATCCCCCTCTCCGACGTACCCAACCTCCTTGCACTCAATCCCACTGCAACCTGTCCCGACATCGCCCGAACCCTCGCCGAACAATCCACCCATCCCCCCTTATTTTTTTGCCTCATGCACCGATGGCTTGTGGAACTGGACGGATTGCCAATCTCCCTAACCTTTCAACTGCGGGCATTTGCCGTATTATTTGGCGTTGGCGCGATCGCGCTAATTTATCTCCTCAACCGCCTCGCATTCTCCCCCCAAGCCGGATTAATCGGTTCCGCGATCGTGGCATTCTCCCCCTTCGGCGTTTACCAATCCCAAGAAGCGCGCCACTACACCCTTCCCGTCTTCCTCATCGCCTTGAGTCTCATTCTCCTGCTGCAAATGGGACGCGACATCGAAAAAGAGCGCCTGCGCCAGTGGATCTGGGGCAGTTGGGCAATGGTTAACGCGATCGGATTCTACACCCACTACTTTTGTCTCATTGCCTTCGTCGCACAAATTCTCACCCTCATCGCCCTACTCTACAAAACCCAATCCCGATTCCTCCTCCCCGCTACATTCTTCAGCCTGCTACCCCTCATCCTCTTTTCCCCCTGGTTCCCCACTCTCGTAGAACACTTCACCAGTCCCAAAACAAGCTGGTTGCCGCCGCCACAACACATCACGCCCCTCCTGCAAACCCTTTTGGCAATGGCATTGATGGTTGTCATTCCCCCTGTAGAAAACCAGCCCCTCTGGATAATTATTCCCCTTAGCGCCTGCTCTCTCCTCTTCCTTTTCTGGGCAATTCAACAAATTCTTCCCAGATTCAAAACCCTCATCCGCAACCCCAAAACCCATCAAGCAACCTTCATTCTCAGCAGTTTCATCGCCTGGACACTGTTGCAGTTTCTAGTAATTGTCTACCTACTCCAGAAAGACATTACCAGCGCGCCACGCTACTCCTTTCTCTACTATCCGGCTTTCTGCGCATTACTCGGAGCCAGTTTCAGCCAGCGCAAATGGAATTTAAGAGGAAAGCTCTCTCCCCGTCTCCCCATCTCCCCGTCTCCCCGTCTCTCCATCCTCTCCCCGCGTCTCCTCATTCTCCTAGGGATTAGCCTCGCCAGCAGTTTGTGCGTCGTTTTCAATCTCGCCTTCCAAAAACCCTATCATCCCCTCACCGTTGCCCGACAGCTCAATACTGCCCCCGCTTCCCTTGTGATGGTGATGGGTTACAATGACACTCTGCCAATTTCCTTGGGTTTGAGCTATGCCCTCGCCCTAGAACAAATCCGAACCCAAAAAGAGGACGATTTTCTGATTTTCTTGAATAATGAGAAGGGATACGATCGCGTGTGGGAAAATATATCGCAAGATGTTCGCAATCCTCAAAACTTATGGATTTTTGCCCCAGGACTTCTCAAGGAACAATATCCCCAGAAAATTGACTTAAACAGTGGAACGCAATGTCTGTTCGATCCCGCACAATACTATCGTATTGGAATTCCTTATCAAGGATATTCCTGTCGCTAG
- a CDS encoding ATP-dependent helicase, translating into MPIDSDIYAKNLPLGKEQENVLENARSRQLQTLRESLRPGQRSLADWQGGQLAVSAVPGAGKSHSMAVAAAIAIARYNLHPKRQLVVVTFTRSAAASIKSKIRDRLKTLQLPLGSFVVHTLHGLALNIATRHPDQSGLNLDTATLTTPNQSHHILKASVEQWISRHPRRYQTLLEGMHFDGEETERLRRQSVLRTEVLPSLANTVIREAKSSGMRADDLWEISEQTRDAYDILAVAAGLYEQYEQLMKSRDYIDYDDMILAALRVLENDTIRHLWQSQVFAVFEDEAQDSTPLQTQLLEILATDPTGTLNLVRVGDPNQAINSTFTPADPLYFNRFCDRCEKNNNLATMNQAGRSSARIIEAANFALRWVNEKGLPDKNEPPFRLQAIHPVDADDPQADANPTPTGKSVELHTPEDIYQTIDAIAQNVTQLFKQNPHHTAAILVRENRQGRFLAEHLEYLKRDREIAIYEVGEVERHSKIPAEILKLLQFIDRPHSPDYLKAALEVLQTRERIPAQDLNRLATTPEQFLYPSPLTAPQKPLVAQASRYCRNLLHARLELPHYQFIAFLGMTLNYTGSELATVQKLAERVAQQTAGRNSFATILEVLQEIVTSERFEGVEEDNDDQYTRPNQLTIITMHKAKGLDWDYVFLPFLHEDVIPGQPWVPTAAKFLGDFTLAEVARAQIRTALHRQEVTGRVKGFDLPRPLDAWENAARLKKAEEYRLLYVAMTRAKRLLWMSAEQKGPFRWSAFSWQQGGNLQAKKPCPVFQALQRRFKDS; encoded by the coding sequence ATGCCCATTGATTCAGACATTTATGCAAAAAATCTTCCCCTAGGGAAAGAACAAGAAAATGTTTTAGAAAATGCCCGATCGCGGCAATTACAAACCCTGCGAGAGAGTTTGCGACCCGGACAGCGGAGTTTAGCGGATTGGCAAGGGGGACAGCTTGCAGTGTCGGCAGTTCCGGGGGCGGGAAAATCCCATAGTATGGCGGTTGCTGCCGCGATCGCGATCGCGCGCTACAACCTGCACCCCAAACGCCAACTCGTTGTTGTCACCTTCACCCGTTCCGCCGCAGCGAGTATTAAAAGCAAAATCCGCGATCGCCTCAAAACCCTACAACTTCCCTTGGGGAGTTTTGTCGTCCACACCCTCCACGGTTTAGCCCTGAACATCGCCACGCGCCACCCAGACCAATCCGGTCTAAACCTCGACACCGCCACCCTCACCACCCCCAACCAAAGCCACCACATCCTTAAAGCCAGCGTCGAACAGTGGATTTCCCGCCATCCCCGTCGCTATCAAACCCTCCTGGAAGGAATGCACTTCGACGGGGAAGAAACCGAACGATTGAGGCGGCAATCGGTCTTGCGCACCGAAGTTCTGCCCAGTTTAGCCAACACCGTCATTCGCGAAGCCAAAAGTTCCGGGATGCGTGCCGATGACCTGTGGGAAATTAGCGAGCAAACCCGCGATGCCTACGACATTCTCGCGGTTGCTGCGGGGCTGTACGAACAGTACGAACAGTTGATGAAATCGCGCGACTACATCGACTACGACGACATGATTCTCGCCGCCCTCCGCGTCCTGGAAAATGACACCATTCGCCACCTCTGGCAGAGTCAAGTCTTTGCCGTCTTTGAAGACGAAGCCCAAGACTCCACCCCCTTGCAAACCCAACTCCTGGAAATCCTGGCAACCGACCCCACCGGAACCCTCAATCTCGTGCGCGTCGGCGACCCCAACCAAGCAATCAACTCCACCTTCACCCCCGCCGATCCCCTCTATTTCAACCGCTTCTGCGATCGCTGCGAAAAAAATAATAACCTCGCCACCATGAACCAAGCGGGACGCAGCAGCGCCAGGATTATTGAAGCGGCAAACTTTGCCCTGCGCTGGGTTAATGAAAAAGGATTGCCCGATAAAAACGAACCTCCCTTCCGCCTCCAAGCCATTCACCCCGTCGATGCCGACGATCCCCAAGCGGATGCTAACCCCACCCCCACGGGAAAAAGCGTGGAATTGCATACCCCTGAAGATATTTATCAAACGATAGACGCGATCGCGCAAAACGTCACCCAACTCTTCAAACAAAATCCCCACCACACTGCCGCCATCCTGGTAAGGGAAAATCGCCAGGGTCGCTTCCTCGCCGAACATCTAGAATATTTAAAGCGCGATCGCGAAATCGCAATCTACGAAGTGGGAGAAGTCGAACGCCACTCCAAAATTCCCGCAGAAATCCTCAAACTCCTGCAATTCATCGACCGCCCCCACTCCCCCGACTACCTCAAAGCTGCCCTCGAAGTCCTGCAAACCCGCGAACGAATTCCCGCCCAAGACCTCAACCGCCTCGCAACCACCCCCGAACAATTCCTCTATCCCAGCCCCCTCACCGCGCCTCAAAAGCCCTTGGTCGCCCAAGCTAGCCGCTACTGCCGCAACCTTCTCCACGCCCGCCTGGAACTGCCCCACTACCAATTCATCGCTTTCTTAGGGATGACCCTCAACTACACCGGGTCGGAATTGGCAACCGTCCAGAAACTCGCCGAACGAGTCGCCCAACAAACCGCCGGACGGAATTCCTTTGCAACCATTTTGGAAGTCCTCCAGGAGATCGTCACTTCAGAACGTTTTGAAGGGGTTGAAGAAGACAATGACGACCAATATACCCGCCCCAATCAACTCACCATCATTACCATGCACAAAGCCAAGGGCTTAGATTGGGATTACGTTTTTCTCCCCTTTTTGCACGAAGATGTCATTCCCGGTCAACCTTGGGTTCCCACTGCCGCGAAATTTCTCGGCGACTTTACCCTAGCAGAAGTTGCCCGCGCCCAAATCCGCACCGCCCTACATCGCCAGGAAGTGACGGGAAGGGTGAAGGGTTTCGATCTCCCTCGACCTCTCGATGCGTGGGAGAATGCCGCCCGTTTAAAAAAAGCGGAGGAATACCGCCTGCTGTACGTGGCGATGACGCGGGCAAAGCGATTACTGTGGATGTCTGCCGAACAGAAAGGACCCTTTCGTTGGAGTGCGTTTAGTTGGCAGCAAGGGGGAAATTTACAGGCGAAAAAACCCTGTCCGGTGTTTCAAGCCTTGCAGCGTCGATTCAAAGATAGCTAG
- a CDS encoding glycosyltransferase family 2 protein: MTKPLVTIVNAPRERFTLTSEALESIYANTEVPFNLVYVDGNSPPKVKQYLEEQSKEKGFKLIRKDYYLYPNVARNLGLREVDTPYVVFIDNDVLVTPGWLKSLIQCAEETGAAVVGPLTGIGPLKDNKIHYAGGEVHIVEQEKDSQVKRRVHEKMHFHNRPLAKTRDQIQRAQCELAEFHCMLVCTEIFEKTGMLDEKLLNTREHLDFCMLVAQAGGTVYCEPTSYVTYVPDLKYIWSDMHFYMLRWSNAWELSSLKHFSEKWDVGTKDAFFQERYKNLGWRREKGFVRPTAERIASGKNSVWVAKIIRRVDRWLNPILTDLYAQQETKRQKQNSSTTVSVSREPVAAQSK; this comes from the coding sequence ATGACGAAACCACTAGTAACAATTGTTAATGCGCCGAGAGAGCGCTTCACCCTCACCAGCGAGGCTCTCGAAAGTATTTATGCGAATACAGAAGTACCATTTAATTTGGTTTATGTAGATGGTAATTCTCCACCCAAGGTTAAACAGTACTTGGAAGAACAGTCCAAAGAAAAGGGCTTTAAACTCATTCGGAAAGATTATTATCTTTATCCCAATGTAGCGAGAAATCTAGGTCTGCGCGAAGTTGACACTCCCTATGTCGTTTTTATCGATAATGATGTTTTAGTCACTCCAGGTTGGCTGAAAAGCCTGATTCAATGTGCGGAAGAAACCGGAGCTGCGGTTGTGGGTCCTTTAACCGGGATTGGTCCTTTGAAGGACAACAAAATCCACTATGCTGGCGGAGAAGTCCACATTGTCGAGCAGGAAAAAGATTCTCAGGTCAAGCGTCGCGTTCACGAAAAAATGCACTTTCACAATCGCCCGTTAGCCAAAACGCGCGACCAAATTCAACGGGCGCAATGCGAATTAGCCGAATTTCACTGTATGCTCGTTTGTACAGAGATTTTCGAGAAGACGGGAATGCTTGACGAAAAACTGCTCAACACCCGCGAACATCTCGATTTTTGTATGCTAGTTGCTCAAGCGGGCGGCACAGTTTATTGCGAACCGACTTCCTATGTTACTTATGTACCCGATCTAAAATATATTTGGTCGGATATGCACTTTTATATGTTGCGATGGAGTAATGCTTGGGAATTATCAAGCCTCAAGCACTTTAGCGAAAAGTGGGATGTCGGAACGAAAGATGCCTTTTTCCAAGAGCGTTACAAAAACCTGGGATGGCGACGAGAAAAAGGTTTTGTTAGACCCACAGCAGAGCGGATTGCATCCGGAAAAAATAGTGTTTGGGTTGCTAAAATAATACGTCGCGTTGACAGATGGCTCAATCCTATTTTGACCGATCTTTACGCTCAACAGGAAACAAAACGGCAGAAGCAAAATTCGTCAACAACGGTATCAGTTTCTAGGGAACCTGTTGCTGCTCAATCAAAATAG
- a CDS encoding glycosyltransferase: MKTIQCVARYFPDRCGGIQTHLSELMPIMQDRGVESKVAASDDQAQEQTYDYAGVEVYRYPVYPRPKEEPTHGMFPHGGFEKFATWLRGQKADIYHQHQWTTKCGLPHLRLAKELGMTTLVSIRLPQPICQRRTLMLYGKEVCDGKIDIVRCSYCCDELTRKLPASVVRGLSQVPLSILQQIPMPESTYAPTAIPGTKGLLLRPLAVPAFVAARQDGLQAMAKYADCIFVMCEWLYEMLVLNGIPEEKLALCTHGIANVFKENAAQYQKATLKPEGVPLRVGFLGRWDRVKGVHVLIDAMRSLPTDVPIELIIHGVPQDESYRQRAIARIADDPRIKVKPRLTRDEVPGAIAGFDVLAIPSQWLETGPVVVLEAHALGVPVIGSDLGGIAEKVAHGVDGLLVPASDISAWADTFARLATDVNLLNTLRQGIGSVRTISMEADDTIAIYQKVIERRDR, encoded by the coding sequence ATGAAAACAATCCAGTGCGTCGCCCGTTATTTCCCAGATCGATGTGGGGGGATCCAGACCCACTTAAGCGAACTGATGCCAATTATGCAAGATCGAGGGGTTGAGAGTAAAGTTGCGGCTTCCGATGACCAAGCTCAAGAACAGACTTACGATTATGCTGGGGTAGAAGTCTATCGCTATCCGGTGTATCCCAGACCGAAAGAAGAACCAACTCATGGGATGTTTCCCCACGGTGGCTTTGAGAAATTTGCAACTTGGCTGCGAGGGCAAAAAGCCGATATTTACCACCAACATCAATGGACGACAAAATGCGGCTTACCTCACCTGCGCCTTGCGAAGGAGTTAGGGATGACGACGCTCGTTTCCATTCGTCTCCCACAACCGATTTGTCAGCGTCGAACTTTGATGCTCTATGGCAAGGAAGTCTGTGATGGCAAAATTGATATTGTGCGGTGCAGTTATTGTTGCGATGAGTTGACGCGAAAGTTACCCGCCTCAGTTGTTCGAGGATTAAGCCAGGTTCCACTATCTATATTGCAGCAAATCCCGATGCCAGAAAGCACCTACGCCCCAACTGCAATTCCTGGCACTAAAGGCTTGTTATTGCGACCGTTAGCCGTTCCCGCATTTGTGGCGGCGCGCCAAGATGGTTTACAAGCAATGGCAAAGTATGCAGACTGCATTTTTGTGATGTGCGAGTGGCTGTATGAGATGCTGGTGCTAAATGGCATCCCAGAAGAAAAGTTAGCGCTGTGTACTCACGGTATTGCCAATGTATTTAAGGAAAATGCGGCTCAATATCAAAAAGCAACTCTCAAGCCGGAAGGAGTACCTTTGCGCGTTGGGTTTCTGGGACGTTGGGATAGGGTAAAGGGCGTTCATGTTTTGATTGATGCGATGAGATCGCTTCCTACGGATGTTCCGATTGAGTTGATTATTCACGGCGTTCCCCAAGATGAATCCTATCGCCAACGCGCGATCGCGCGCATTGCTGACGACCCCCGAATCAAAGTAAAACCGCGCTTAACAAGAGATGAAGTTCCCGGCGCAATCGCGGGTTTTGATGTCTTGGCGATTCCCTCTCAGTGGCTGGAAACAGGGCCAGTCGTCGTCTTGGAAGCTCATGCTTTGGGCGTTCCCGTCATTGGTTCGGATTTAGGGGGAATTGCAGAGAAGGTCGCACACGGGGTAGATGGTTTGTTAGTTCCTGCAAGCGATATTTCTGCTTGGGCGGATACGTTTGCTCGACTTGCAACAGATGTTAATCTACTCAATACACTGCGGCAGGGTATCGGGTCAGTCCGCACGATTAGTATGGAAGCAGACGATACGATCGCGATTTATCAAAAAGTAATAGAGCGGCGCGATCGTTAG